The sequence GTTCAGCAATGAAACAAGTGAATTAGCTGACATAGAATGGGACAGCCTCGGCTTTGCGTTTCTTGCTACTGATTATATGTACGTCATGAAATGTGCCCAAGGTGAAAACTTTTCTAAAGGTGAATTACAGCGTTTTGGGAACATTGAATTGAGCCCCTCAGCTGGAGTCTTGAACTATGGGCAGGTTCAATATTTAAGTCTTTATCTCCAGTTCCATTTCATTTAACATGAGAATtgcttgtgtgtgtgtgtgtgtgtgcttTTCTGGACTAATATTGGATTCTGAGATATGTGGGTTCTGAAAGGTATTATCATGGAGGTAGATCCCAAAACCTTGATAAATGAAACCTTGATAAATGAAGTTTAAATGAAGTAAAAGTTTGAGAATGATATATTTGAATTAAGTAATATGATTACTTGGATAAAAGTCTATCCCAGTttactctttcttttgtttggcGCTTTAGGGATTATTTGAAGGTATGAAAGCCTACAGGAAACAAGATGGTAATATACTCTTGTTTCGTCCTGAGGAAAATGCATTGCGGATGAGGTTGGGTGCAGAgcgaatgtgtatgccatcacCATCTGTCGAACAGTTTGTGGAAGCTGTAAAGGCTACTGTTTTAGCAAATAAACGTTGGGTAATTTACAACCATGATTCAGTAgtaagatattttctttgtgaATGTTAGCATGTGTAATATTACTAGTGAGTTGTCAATCTCTCGTTTCAGGTTCCCCCTCCAGGCAAAGGTTCCCTGTATATCAGGCCATTGCTAATGGGAAGTGGTGCTGTTCTTGGTCTGGCACCTGCTCCTGAGTACACATTTCTGATTTATGTTTCACCCGTTGGAAACTATTTTAAGGTTTGTTTTCGTACTTCCATATTTCTACAAAATGtgaattttctctttaaaatttattttcaataactttattctatttatttttgttatgcCAGGTTTATTATGGTCACTTTGTTTTTAAACTTAAGGCAGTTTTAAGTAATTCAGTAACTCAtgcttcaattcaattttggACCCATGTTGGAATTTCTCACTTCAATAAATATTGCCCATTTTAATTGtgcaattttattaatttaccagTTTTGATGCTTGTTTCAAATGTTTTACTGACTCATAGTCATAGTCATGAATGTTATAATTTACATGCACAGTTTTATCTTCCTTTTTGGTGCCTGAATGTATAATTCAACTAAATACTGCAGcactttgttctttttttcttttatctttttgtcATTTGAGTGTGCAGATTTGTTTCATTGCGATTTCCTTTTTTGGGTTCTACACGTTTGTGATATTTTTGTCTCCTTTTAGCTAGTGTAGGTGCATTTCTGGTGACAGTCATTCAATGTCTTATATTTGTATATCTGGTGGCAGGAAGGTGTTGCACCGATAAATTTGATTGTTGAGCATGAATTGCATCGTGCTACTCCTGGTGGCACTGGAGGTGTTAAGACTATAGGGAATTATGCTGCGGTAAGCTAGTGTTCCTCTTCTTGTTTAGTTCTTATTTACCTGAATTTCgccaaattcttttttggAAAACTCTTGCTTTTCTGCTCCCCTAAACTATTGTCTAGCTCTACTTTCTTAGTGTAAAGTTATGAAACTGCaaacttatattttttttcctctgcaTATGGTTCAAAAAATTTTCATACATCAAGAACTAAAAGCAACATTtctttatttagttttatagATATTTATAGCATAGTGGTCAAATATGGTTTCACACTCTCTTTAATGTGAGGCTCtggccgtgttcattgatgggcttataatttataaacatcaaatatttatttctttagtaaGTTTAAGTTGTGCAAAGTCAATGATTGAAAAAAGTCTTGTCCTAAGCATTTTCCTGTGGTTAAATTAGTGCTTCTTGGTGTTTTGTTGTTCTACTTTATTAAGCTTAGATTATAGTATGTAGCTGTTGTTGTGTTAATCTTTTAACATCAAAACATTTATGTTTAGGTTCTGAAGGCTCAGTCTgctgcaaaagcaaaaggcTATTCTGATGTTCTATACCTTGATTGTGTTCACAAAAGATATCTAGAGGAGGTTTCCTCATGCAACATTTTTGTTGTGAAGGTATTGCGACTGGAATTCACcgtgtttattattatttaaattcaGTATATCATTATTGATTGGTGGTGGGAAGGGCAGGACATTTAGATGATAACTGCTTATGTACAGAATTATAGGATCCTGTGATATGTCTTTCTCTACATTGTTGCCATTTAATTCTAGATTTGAATGCCTAGATCCTTTTGGAAGAACCATGCTTTCTCAATATTCTATGATTTCATGGTATTTTGAGTTCACAGAGTGGCATGCCAAAATCATCCACCTGCACTTGCTATGATCTGGAATGGGATCACCATTCCACTACTTGAGAAAATGCAGCATTTTCCAAACCAACACTCTTTTGAAGCACCTTATTTTGATGCCCTTTTAGTTACATCTGTCACTGACATTGGCACTTATGGACCTGCCATTATTATGCTACCAACATGAAAGCATGGCTACTGCCGCTGGCATGAAAGACATCTAACATTTACCATTTATTGCTACTTGGCATGTCGAATAACCTTTAGCACTGAAATCCACTTTTAGCATTGCAACCTTTCATCAATACCGTAACGTAACAACAAATGCTCTAGCATTTCGTCATTTCTGTGTTTGATATAATTGAAGAAGCTTGTACCCATTTAATTTCTGGAATAAATTAAATGGAGTCTAGTGCTTTCGATGACTGGCCTACTGCTTCTAAGATaattatttatgattttgtttaACTATTGTATGATCTGTCTTGTTTGACCCTAAATTCAACTGCATTCTTTCACTGTAACTTAACATCTCGTGCAGCATAACcccccatatatctgtcatgtcATATTCACTCTCAAGCATATATGTACTAAATTATGTCAATTTTTCTTGTGTTCTAGGATAATATTATCTCTACTCCTGAAATCAAAGGAACTATCTAACCTGGCCTACTGCTTCTAATATAATTATTTGTGATTTTGTTTAACTATTGTATGATCTGTCTTGTTTGACCCCAAATTCAACTGCATTCTTTCACTGTAACTTAACATATCGTGCAGCATAACcccccatatatctgtcatgtcATATTCACTCTCAGGCATATATGTACTAAATTATGTCAATTTTTCTTGTGTTCTAGGATAATATTATCTCTACTCCTGAAATCAAAGGAACTATCTTACCTGGCATTACTCGAAAGAGTATAATTGATGTTGCTCGTAGCGAAGGATTCCAGGTATAATTGATGTTACTTATTGAAAGTAATTGCATGTGATTGTGGGGTTGGGGATGGGGGATGGTGTTTCCTTAGTTGTTCTGCTGCTATTAACCTTGTCCTTGCTTCTTGTTTACTAGATAGTGAAAGGTGTACTGTTCTagtctttaaaataaataaaaaagtttgtTTGCATTGATTCTTCAGTATGCAATGTGTATTACAACGTTTTCTGCAGTAGCTTAAATGTGTTATTGAGTAACTTCATTTCCCAACCCCAATCTAATAATGTGCAGGTTGAGGAGCGCCAAGTGGCAGTTGATGAATTACTAGATGCTGATGAAGTCTTTTGTACGGGAACAGCGGTGGTTGTATCACCTGTTGGCAGCATCACTTATCATGGGAAAAGGTAAATTTTCTATGTCTAGTGAATGTGTCGAAGAGTGTTTTTCTGTTCTCTTTTTTAGTCTGAAAGCAAGTTTTTCTTTGTGCTCCAACAAGATGGGAAAAGGTTTCCagtattaaaattttttatctCAATATGGGGAAATAAAGTTGTCTTCTTCGGCCTTTCCTTGTTTGCGAGGGGAGAAAACAATCTGCCAAGGGGTGAAAATgcatttttcaatttaaaatggCTCACATATATAGCTATTATGGTGCAAGCTAAATGCCATTTATTGCATCGCAATAGATGTCTCTTATTCATAATGTGAAGCTCTCTTGCTTATAGATATAGGGCCTCCCGCATTCAACTGAGTTGAGTGGATACCAGATTCgaagaaaaaataatcatCTTTGGTTTGTGCAGGGTGTCTTATGGAGAGGGCGGGTTTGGAGCTGTGTCGGAAAAGCTCTACTCTGTGCTTACCAGACTACAGATGGGCCTCACACAGGACAAGATGGATTGGACTGTTGAGGTAAGGCAAAAAACATACTGAAGTGAAAATCCGAGTTTTACACCCCCGCTGCAGGTGATGCAAATCACTATCAATCCTTTGGTAGACTGCTGGTTATTTCTTGTTTACCTTGTTTGTTTTACTATTTCCCTCTGTTTGTAGATAGTCCGTTCTTGAACTGCGATTTGGCATTTTCGTTCAGATTTCTTATTAATTAACATTTCTCATATGCTCTACCTCAGTAGCTACTTATTAGATTCAAtggtattataaatatttagtTCTATTTTAAATATGGGCCAATATCATAAGCCCACGAGCATTTTTCCATAACGTACCATATAAATCACATCTCAAAATCCATTTTAGATTGGTTACTTCCTCAACCTAAAAGCAACCACTACCATTCAAATCCATATGTTTCTGTTGGGTCAGATAACACTCTTTACTTTAAAACCATCGAAATCATCTGCTTTGGTTGGAAGTTTTCATGCACTTAAAATGGATCTACACATTGCTTAACTTTTAATCTAATTAGTGATCCGCATAACTGAGGTTAATAGATCATCTTAGATCGGCTTATCCCACggctatttataattaaattagtgCACTGCAGATTCTGATTCAAAGAACATCCCATTCTGCCATGGTTCTCATTCTCTAAAAATCAAGAAGAAACTGAGATTATTTCTTTGTATCAAAGGATTATCCGTGATTAAATTAGTGCAGCATACCATTAGACTTCGTCGTCTAATGGCACTTTTCGGGGAGTCCTTGACAAGCACCATCTCTCGGTTTCTTTTCAACTTGAGCAGAGCAATAAGCTATTTGTCGCTTTTGAAAGAGTCAAATTGCTTTCTAGTGCATTGAAAATTTGAGCCCCCCAAGACCTAAACACAATCTCGGGGAGTATCAAGTATGCAAAGCCAATAGCCTGATATGAAAGCGGCGCCATTACCACTTAACTTTCAAAAgtaaatgttaaaatatattcaaaatttatCTGCATCTTTGTCTTATCTATGTTTTAAATTCCTCTGCACTTCctttctcctcctccaaaAAGCTATAGACTTGAAAAAGCACAATGAGCAAGGAAGAAACCGCGTTGCTGACTTCCTTTTTAATggaaagcaaagcaaaagTTGAGCTGATGATCATAGAAAAAAGGTTCAGTTGCTTTCTTCTTAGAAAGATTTTGTAGCAGTCAATTATGGGAATGCTTTCCCTCCTTTGTCACGAACTACTCACAGAGCATTTGACATCTGTCACAATTGGTCATTACCATTGTTGAGGAAAATTATTGGAGATACACACACAACTATCACATGGATCGTCGTTTCATGTAATGAATAGGAAATACACAATAAATAATTTCTCTTGTGATtacatacttttttttctttatcttttcgATGAATTGATAAGAGTGTAGATTAATTCTTATTTAAAGTAGagtggaaatttttttaaaaaaaattaacgtGACTCGTTGATTACGTAATACAAAGAGTAATTTAACTTTTATCATAATATTTTTGTACTTAGAAAAATTCCAATATAAAACGTTTGAATTTACAGCTTGATCCATACTTACCTCATTGTCACGAAACTACATGCAGGGATTATGTTCATActtgttttaaaattataaaatcctTGAATACAAAGTTAAACTTCCAgaattccatttttttctggttaaaattataaaaatccTACATGTAGGGCTAAATTTGCAGGGTCAACTGACAATAAATGTAGTCAAGACTGTTGGTCTCCAGAATCTAGGGTGTTTCTAGATCCTATTATCAAATTTAAGGATTTTAAGCTTCTAGATGTTGCTAGCATTCCACATCATATTTTCGTTCTTTCTTCGAAGAcacttgttttctttattttacaCTTGTCAAGCATGGTTTTATTATAAGGAAAGAAATATGATTATTTTCAGTGGACTATAATAGACAATACTTAAAGAATCAACATAGACGAGGAAAAACagattattttataatttgttcTCTGACTAAATTGACATTCTCctgtatatataatacatgGTTCAAAACTTCAGACGTTGTGCAGCATTATAATTCTCCCTCCTTGTCCAATTTCCAATGGTGGGAAATTTCCAGTCACTTGCATATTGAAAGCAAATTCTGGTTAAAATCTTGAAAGGACTACGCCAGATAACAATTTCAAAGCAATAAAACGATGAATAGAAAATCCCTTTCAAACAAGGTGCTTCTGAAGAAATATCTACTTCCTCAAATAACATCAGGCAAATGTTTCTTTAGAAAGTGTTTTATGACTTATGAacacttttaaatttttttcctaAACACAATTATGaactttttgttgttgttatgaAGCGCTTTCAACTTTTTCAGAATCACTTTCAAATAGTAATTAGTTAAtagggttaatcgttttattagtccctaaacttagacccgatttgcatttgaatacctcaatttttaaaatggttctcgtggtcctttaacttcactttcgtTAGGATAAATGGTCttgccgtcaattttgttaacttttttgttaaatgcatgggcaaaatggtatttttgtatcaaaattgattaaaatatgaataaaaaaattaaaaaaactaaaaaattaaaattaaactctccCTTTTCCCCTCTATCCCGATTTTTActcccccaaaaatttatttatttatgattttttatcgtattttcttttattgttattttaaagatatgattttttattctttttttttgttttaatataaaaatacaattttgcacctgcatttaacagaaaaaattgacagaagTAACGGTGGGATTAGTTGTGCAAatgaaactaaagttaaagaaCCACATGaactattttggaaattgaattACTCAAATACAAATCGAGTCTAAATTTAGgaactaataaaatgattaacccTTAGTTAATACAACATCAACATTCTATAGAAGCTATAGCTCACATGAAGAACAGCTTTGTTTCCGCTAGTTAATCAAATGTacttgtgtaatacaaatggTTTGGTTAGAAAAATGCCTCGAGAAGAAAGTGGCCTTGAGCTGTGTTGCTTTGAAAACTGTCAGTCACAATAACTCTTTCACACCAAGAATAAGTCTTCGACTTGGATCACACAcataaaagagaagagaaaaggttttcaaacaaacaagagagaaagaggtaGGCCCGTTTACTTGGCCTACCAAGAAGACcatttccttctcttcattaAAAGTAGTGTACTTCCTTCAACCACACTTTATCACCAgcaacttttttcttcttctttcttcgtTAGGAACTTTATATatactttcattttttgttttaaaacttTATATACTTGTTCTGACCACAGAACATACGacaacaaaacccaatttttaaaaaaaaattcaaaagacaAATCTAAGTTTTGTAAAAAATCAACAAGCAGCCTACCTTTGACTTTTTACCCTTTCATACTGGGTCAAGGCagccatttttttcttttttggtgttcattttttcttttactatgTGGTTTCCTTTGATTATAAGCTGGGCCTCTCATGCACGAGATTAAagataatttaataattaaggACTGtagattataataataatcagaCCCCAAAAAGACAGGCAAGAAGGTCTAAGATCTGATGTAATACAAGTGACAGTGGGATTCCTCTATGGGATCACTGGCTGCTGACTGCTAATATAAACAAGCACTCTAGTCTCTTTTAAAGTCTTTAGCATAATTATATTTTGCCTTCGGGTCTAAAAAATGGCATGTGTCATTAGCATAATTGGTTACTTTACGATTGGTCCAGCAAatgttatttaaattttaaataattaaatcaaactCTTGTTGTATCTTGTTTTTGGCATCTAAAAAAGCTATCCATTATTGCTGCAAAGTTTGTATCGATGGTGGATGCATCTGTCGTGTGTTTGAAGTTGTTGATGCAAAGAACAGTCCTCAGCCCGCATGGATAATCGTCAGtcattaatttattatataaatacatagacGGTTGATAGTCACCCAAGTAACACGActtcaaaattattaatttattatataaatacatggaCGGTTGATAGTCGGCCACGTAACACTGCTTCAAAATCTTTCTGTAGGCCATGTCGCAGGTCAGATAATCCCCTTTGTCATATCATATCTTACTATCACATCACAGGTTTTGCTTTAATCTCACGGTAATGGTAATTTCGGGgtgatttcttcttctattgGTGGTGATTCGGTCACCTACCATAACGAAAAACCTTCCAGTATATTCCACACAACAATAGTAGTATACCTCATGGCGCCTCTCGACTTCTAGATTTTTCAATCTATGTTGTCTATTTTTCAATCTATTTCAGAGTATGACAAGTCAAAATTATTTGATCTCTTAGTActtcaaaattatttgataTCTTCAAAGTTCATAGGACAATATACTAGAGGGATTATTCACCTTTTCTAACTGCCTTAGCGTACACATTTGTCTGTCGATATATTATTAGCAGCTGGTCACAATAATTGATGTTATAAAGTACATCCAAGGACGGagttataaatttttatatgaCAGGgctataattttgattttctatcTATTATATATGGATAGTTGAGTGACTTTGTATAAGGAGTTGTTTGAGTGCACTGAATCAATTCTTACAGTGATATAATGCAATGAATTTCTTAACAATTAGCACCAAATTGATGTATTTTCAAAAACTTGCATTAGGTTAAATCCCACCCAATTTAAGGGTGGCTCCACCCTCCGTCCTCCTCGACTACATATCAACACATTATGTGGTCAGCTAAGATAATGAGATCAAATCACATGGGATGAATCACATGATTATTAACACATTAATGTGAGATGATTCACGGATCAATTCTTATATTATTGTGACAATAACAATTCGATCTAATGACACTCAATCTCAATTTTGTTGGAGGAAGTCATGCAGGGTAgttgaatgaaaaaaataaatctttATTACTTTATATATGTACTCACAATATGAAATGCAAGAAGCTCAAAATGAATGTAATCGAATCCGAGGATGTGAGGACGTCCTGTAGTCGAATCCGAGGATGAAGACTGTATCCCTtacccaattttcttttcatcttaGAGTATTAATTTCTTGCCTTcctatgtttttgtttttgtttgccTTTCTATGTTATCCAGGTGAAGAAAATACATAATAATTGATAAGGAGTTGGGCCTTTTCAAGTGAATAAAATCTGCTTTTGGTGGTTTGTTCCTATATTAGCTGGAGGACTCATTTttaagaaaagttaaaaacaGTCTGTTATTGCTTCATCCACTAGGGAGGCTGACTTTGTGGTGTGCTTATTCACAAAATATTTTCCCTAAATTCCTCAAAACTCTCTTGATATTTTCATCGAAAACCAACCCCAACGACTCCAAAATccgagaaaataaaagaacaaaaaaccaGAGGGTTAAGACTTTTGAAGGGGTCATTTCATTAAaccatattatatataaaccaTGAAGCCTGGTTAATTATATATagttccttttatttatttattttacccTTGGTTGTATGTTTTCTTCGTCCTTGGTTGGTGGAATGAAAGtttcttatttgataaaaaagaaaaaagaaaaaagaaaaaaaaagactagcTAGGTAACTGTCAAGctctttaattatataaaaaataataataatttaaaccTATCCTAAGACTAGGCCtctcataaaaaaagaaaaaaaaaaaaaaaaaaaatcctgaCTAGGCCCTTTTGAGTTATGATCAAGATGAATGGTTCTCCTCATTGAAGGCATAACTGATGAGGAAGGAACCATTCATAGTCATAAACCAGAGGAAGAGTTCAAACCAAGCTgatgtttgatttgtttgcTTCAACTCTTGAAACCTTCTAGAGTTGCGTCACTTATTTCTTCAACATCATCACCATCCACTATGTTATGTtccacaaagagagagagagagagtcaagGTGGATGGCGGACATAGTGTGtgttttagagagagagagagagagagaaagagagaagagagatatTCTGGAGTGAGAAAGACAATGAGATAAAACCCTGGTCTCCTGTTCTGGCATTTCCAATTTCTCTAATATTCTATACGTAAAGGCTCatcctttttttctccaattcaCCTTTTTGAAATTCTGTGACCCTTTCCATGCCCCTCTCCCTCTTTTCTCCAGCTAttatactctctctctctctctctctctctctctctctctctcttgcatatattatattatattaattaacattATCATTATCTTTATCAAATCATCATCAAGTGGAAGCAGCTGATATATACTTATATAGAGCTAGCTTAGTACCTGAACCTGCCTTCACATCACAACATAACCCAGATCAcaaaaagccaaagccaaagccCAAGCCATGGGGAGAGCTCCTTGCTGTGACAAAGCCAATGTCAAGAAAGGTCCCTGGTCACCTGAGGAAGATGCCACCCTCAAGGCTTACATTGAGAAGCATGGCACCGGCGGCAACTGGATTGCCTTGCCCCAGAAGATAGGTCAGTATAGTTCATTGAAATCGTCCTCTCAAATCAGTTAACAGGATTAATAATAAACTTTCTTTTTAGCTGATCATCTGATCATTATGATTAATATTGTGCCGCTCTCATGATCAGGCCTTAAAAGGTGTGGCAAAAGCTGTCGCCTTAGATGGTTGAACTATCTCCGGCCGAATATCAAGCATGGAGGTTTTTCAGAGGAAGAAGACAATATCATCTGCAGCCTCTATATAAGTATTGGAAgcaggtatatatatattataaaatttcaagcctatatcctaatttaatttctttctcaTGCTCTTAATTTTAAGTACCTTTTCTGTATATAGGTGGTCTATAATTGCAGCCCAGTTACCAGGGCGAACTGACAACGACATTAAGAACTACTGGAACACAagactgaagaaaaagctcTTGGGCAAGCAGCGCAAGCAACAACAGGCTCAGCAGAGCCGCCGTGCCGCCAGCAGCCTAAAGCAAGAGATGATTAAAAGATCAGAAAGCGCTGCAAATTTTGCTAACCTTCCAGTTGGGTTTGTGAACCAAAATCCTTACTGGGCTCCAGAGCTACCAGTGGCAGTGCCCATGGTGAATTATCAAACACATGAGCCTCAACTCATCAAGGACCAGGCTTCCATTAAGAACATGCTCATCAAACTTGGAGGAAGATTTTCAGCTGACAATACTACCACTACAACCACCAACACAAATTTTCTGTACCCTGTTGACATTTCCTCCAGCTCCTCATCAGATCATCAATTCTATCAGAACCCCATTGATGTGCTTACTTGTACTTCAGCACCCAACAACAATATTTATGCTGCTGATCATTTTGCAAGCACACACTATGATGCTAATAATAATGGTGGGGGTTCAAGTAGTCCAACCATGTTCCAGGGCCTTGATGATCACAACAACAATCTACAGGCTGATCATCATCTGAGTGAATTGGTGGTTTATGGCAACGACTTTCCTCATCAGCATCAGCAATTGGATGGCTTCTATCAAGCGGCCGAGACGCTGAACAACGGTAGCACTGGAACTAGTACTACTTCTGCAGAGAGTGAAATTAGTTGGGGAGACATTAACTCCCTGGTTTATAGTACTCAGATGGTTTCAGACTATGAAACCTGCCAACAAAGAATTCCCACAGTTCATTCTGTCTTTGCAGAGTCAACCTACTTTGGCCTCAAATGACA comes from Prunus dulcis chromosome 6, ALMONDv2, whole genome shotgun sequence and encodes:
- the LOC117631131 gene encoding branched-chain amino acid aminotransferase 2, chloroplastic-like: MESSAVLGGLQPNFPLCPSRNPSSTPLLHPFSTSHSSPSLSVKLQKQLPLASYQAASPSPFRRYSTLSNTFVNETSELADIEWDSLGFAFLATDYMYVMKCAQGENFSKGELQRFGNIELSPSAGVLNYGQGLFEGMKAYRKQDGNILLFRPEENALRMRLGAERMCMPSPSVEQFVEAVKATVLANKRWVPPPGKGSLYIRPLLMGSGAVLGLAPAPEYTFLIYVSPVGNYFKEGVAPINLIVEHELHRATPGGTGGVKTIGNYAAVLKAQSAAKAKGYSDVLYLDCVHKRYLEEVSSCNIFVVKDNIISTPEIKGTILPGITRKSIIDVARSEGFQVEERQVAVDELLDADEVFCTGTAVVVSPVGSITYHGKRVSYGEGGFGAVSEKLYSVLTRLQMGLTQDKMDWTVEVRQKTY
- the LOC117632097 gene encoding transcription factor RAX3-like; translation: MGRAPCCDKANVKKGPWSPEEDATLKAYIEKHGTGGNWIALPQKIGLKRCGKSCRLRWLNYLRPNIKHGGFSEEEDNIICSLYISIGSRWSIIAAQLPGRTDNDIKNYWNTRLKKKLLGKQRKQQQAQQSRRAASSLKQEMIKRSESAANFANLPVGFVNQNPYWAPELPVAVPMVNYQTHEPQLIKDQASIKNMLIKLGGRFSADNTTTTTTNTNFLYPVDISSSSSSDHQFYQNPIDVLTCTSAPNNNIYAADHFASTHYDANNNGGGSSSPTMFQGLDDHNNNLQADHHLSELVVYGNDFPHQHQQLDGFYQAAETLNNGSTGTSTTSAESEISWGDINSLVYSTQMVSDYETCQQRIPTVHSVFAESTYFGLK